The Arachis hypogaea cultivar Tifrunner chromosome 16, arahy.Tifrunner.gnm2.J5K5, whole genome shotgun sequence genome contains a region encoding:
- the LOC112758978 gene encoding truncated basic helix-loop-helix protein A-like isoform X2, with amino-acid sequence MPSCSRVQSMLQAAVQSLHWTYTIFWQLSPQQRVLRWSDGFYNGEIKVRRIVEAIEANKSSSNNEEASLQRSNQLRDLYDLLLSDRHGDHVFAVDPPTTPLPCTALSPEDLSESGWYYLMCVSFSFAPGVGLSKTSLYTTFIV; translated from the exons ATGCCAAGCTGTAGCAGGGTTCAAAGCATGCTGCAGGCTGCGGTTCAATCACTTCACTGGACTTACACCATCTTTTGGCAACTCTCTCCACAACAAAG AGTTCTGAGGTGGAGTGATGGATTCTACAATGGAGAAATTAAGGTTAGGAGGATAGTTGAAGCAATAGAGGCTAACAAGAGTAGTAGTAATAATGAGGAGGCGTCTCTCCAGAGAAGCAACCAGCTTAGAGACCTCTATGACTTACTATTGTCTGATCGCCATGGAGACCACGTCTTCGCTGTTGATCCTCCGACAACTCCGCTTCCTTGCACCGCCTTGTCGCCGGAGGATCTTAGCGAATCCGGATGGTACTATTTGATGTGTGTCTCCTTCTCCTTTGCTCCTGGTGTAGG GctctcaaaaacttctctatataccACATTCATTGTGTAG
- the LOC112758978 gene encoding truncated basic helix-loop-helix protein A-like isoform X1, with the protein MPSCSRVQSMLQAAVQSLHWTYTIFWQLSPQQRVLRWSDGFYNGEIKVRRIVEAIEANKSSSNNEEASLQRSNQLRDLYDLLLSDRHGDHVFAVDPPTTPLPCTALSPEDLSESGWYYLMCVSFSFAPGVGCRLRGSSLGVWIFIWSGVVPGLFWVL; encoded by the exons ATGCCAAGCTGTAGCAGGGTTCAAAGCATGCTGCAGGCTGCGGTTCAATCACTTCACTGGACTTACACCATCTTTTGGCAACTCTCTCCACAACAAAG AGTTCTGAGGTGGAGTGATGGATTCTACAATGGAGAAATTAAGGTTAGGAGGATAGTTGAAGCAATAGAGGCTAACAAGAGTAGTAGTAATAATGAGGAGGCGTCTCTCCAGAGAAGCAACCAGCTTAGAGACCTCTATGACTTACTATTGTCTGATCGCCATGGAGACCACGTCTTCGCTGTTGATCCTCCGACAACTCCGCTTCCTTGCACCGCCTTGTCGCCGGAGGATCTTAGCGAATCCGGATGGTACTATTTGATGTGTGTCTCCTTCTCCTTTGCTCCTGGTGTAGG atgcaggttgagaggctcctcgctaggcgtctggatcttTATTTGGAGCGGAGTAGTCCCTGGGTTATTTTGGGTTTTATGA